A part of Thalassophryne amazonica chromosome 3, fThaAma1.1, whole genome shotgun sequence genomic DNA contains:
- the prdm2b gene encoding PR domain zinc finger protein 2 → MSTSPSVIGCLLLSQCRSLSALLVYYSVEDKPEITAALEEERSSRRKEKNKTKNNSRRGEACRFTSFDGGLAVTRKLLERSRQAGLGRFTKTSGTKYRQEMWDGEKGQNEEDEKSSTLWPPLAFQENHPRGSTGQRKMQDMSVVIPDTGNEEEEEEEEEEDIDDLHDPNEVQHLLTMQTGQCPLGVESVQSKQLLVCGSTGNDSQNESSSIPGQEPLVDLDPDDDIEGDPHGESYPCQHCERHFSTRQGLERHIHIHAITNQQTQMFKCRYCNKSFGSQVGRRRHERRHDGGPKKRPGFLGGSVSLQNPLVQNDGSSPDCTSPTSHYIAIGTQLPGGPLQNSDMQIKELGPHVDRPFIGDESGESKELHPCKYCNKAFGTHTNMRRHQRRIHERHLLPKGVRRKGMFLQETSVQQQQQPGESPSTSPPLVYVPSADTEDEADGDDYVVDISKNISENLSFYIDGKILSTSSVSSCDVIEVDSRSAALFGLDTVIISPNQISQTLKMDSRTSGTKSVCSVGQSAAKRRTLTPPLVSNLKLETESTPFSASLTSSPSSSSNVLVGGLFQQATDTSAFQREKTVYLSPKLKQLLQTQDIQKSTITLITESHRLASPLSVTSLQGVSGRFKRRTASPQSSPQLSPVCKADACKAEAGTSNTFKVSKLESYSMSPPGSLLDKDDSDVQNLSGSNVYRRLSSSSGGNACNQQPLDLSNSVLRSSDSTNKTLGDSALDLSLQRKSFGEPELKGNPAPQLLIKKRKPNTSMLEKVLMNEYAGLTSPGEEGSSALASLGFHSRSSSMMSESTHPSPPSLTPVTMNPCSPGNSSLTSPTPPPPVLPTIPSPPPTPRSPLSQPSDSSALRPLPVLSPKMSPRASRHSPHLDSKDIFDEQFGSAENNVATPLHPMNTPLKDTQVPTAAPSPSEPASVDLHTQNDVPCAVPCSSQPSGKLNRDADSEESVCPDLAVSSHLESPSLSSSASPISHDPAPPVLSSFLHTAIKEEPHDFTDEFSLSSHTPEAGVDSSQPVAADKPCEVSEVDSLYCKSFVCNVCEKPFDSIKELSGHIMEHAVDWPFKCEFCVQLFGDTPALLAHRTTLHGVGKIFVCSICSKEFAFLINLQQHQKDLHPKVKCTHTTVENGKLRPQNYTDPSRAKEESSPATLVPDSSETKAHNISDLIKMERDVNGNHTEDGPEDPNEELYTTIRIMASEGGKPKVPNVRLGINQHYPSYKPPPFPYHNRSHAGSVASATNFTTHNIPQTFSTAIRCTKCGDSFDNLPELHKHILACASASDKKRYTPKKNPIPLKQIVKCQNGVVSPSSPSEGQNAFRRMGQPKRLNFNQDLPGKMKLSALKKKNQLVQKAISQKNKMASVTRKAAVKDEIVQELNVCPHCSREFTYPASLNKHISVSCPMKPVVKKGKKGTAEVKKEAGSAVDKNMNLKKKASDCEMQQTESEPVKPTAKSRARSIGATDPEPLQTSKSKTNSPGRLKRPASFPPQIPFSKKSKKGQVQSLPLKPSSLNPAGDTMQHPAVKKEAMPKRLAETKSPPQQLKKDDRVSLRARERAGGPVTRSLQMASAIPLAEVETEEPSIPEPQESQEALMK, encoded by the exons ATGTCAACAAGCCCGTCTGTGATTGGCTGCCTGCTCTTGTCTCAGTGTCGCAGCCTATCGGCGTTGCTCGTGTATTACAGTGTGGAAGACAAACCTGAGATAACAGCTGCACTGGAGGAAGAAAGAAGCAgcaggaggaaagaaaaaaacaaaacaaaaaacaactcacGTCGAGGTGAGGCCTGTCGTTT CACATCATTTGACGGTGGCCTAGCAG TCACGAGAAAGCTGTTGGAGAGATCTAGACAGGCTGGTTTGGGTAGATTCACGAAAACCAGTGGAACCAAATATCGTCAAGAGATGTGGGATGGGGAAAAAG GACAGAACGAGGAGGATGAAAAGTCATCTACCCTCTGGCCTCCACTGGCATTTCAGGAAAACCATCCCAGGGGAAGTACTGGCCAGAGAAAAATGCAGGACATGTCGGTGGTAATTCCCGACACAGGAAatgaagaggaggaagaggaggaggaggaagaagatatTGATGATTTGCATGACCCAAATGAAGTACAGCATCTGTTAACCATGCAAACTGGGCAGTGTCCACTTGGGGTTGAGTCCGTGCAAAGTAAACAACTTTTGGTTTGTGGCAGTACGGGTAATGACAGCCAAAATGAGTCGTCTTCAATTCCAGGGCAAGAACCATTAGTTGATCTTGATCCTGATGATGACATTGAAGGTGATCCTCACGGGGAATCATATCCATGTCAGCACTGCGAGCGCCACTTTTCCACCAGGCAGGGTCTGGAGCGTCACATACACATTCATGCTATTACGAACCAGCAAACACAAATGTTCAAGTGCCGGTACTGCAATAAATCCTTTGGTTCACAGGTGGGGCGGCGGCGGCATGAGAGAAGGCACGATGGTGGGCCTAAGAAAAGGCCTGGTTTCCTGGGTGGAAGTGTCAGTCTTCAAAATCCCTTGGTGCAGAATGATGGTTCAAGTCCTGACTGCACCAGCCCAACTAGTCACTACATAGCCATAGGAACCCAGTTACCTGGTGGACCTCTGCAGAATTCTGACATGCAGATAAAAGAGTTGGGTCCCCATGTTGACCGCCCCTTTATCGGGGATGAAAGTGGAGAGTCAAAGGAACTACATCCTTGCAAGTACTGTAACAAAGCATTTGGCACACATACCAACATGCGCCGGCACCAACGCAGAATACACGAACGGCACTTGTTACCAAAAGGTGTTCGTAGAAAAGGCATGTTTCTGCAAGAGACCTCagtgcaacagcagcagcagcccgGCGAATCTCCTAGTACTAGCCCACCTCTTGTCTATGTGCCAAGTGCAGACACGGAAGACGAAGCAGACGGGGATGATTACGTTGTTGATATATCAAAAAACATATCTGAGAACTTGAGCTTTTACATTGATGGAAAGATTCTGTCTACTAGTTCAGTCAGCAGCTGTGATGTTATTGAGGTGGATTCCAGGTCTGCAGCTCTGTTTGGTCTTGACACGGTCATAATCAGTCCAAATCAGATCAGCCAAACACTCAAGATGGATAGCAGAACTAGTGGTACAAAATCGGTCTGCAGTGTCGGCCAGTCGGCAGCAAAAAGGAGAACGTTGACTCCCCCACTTGTTTCCAACCTTAAATTGGAGACAGAATCGACACCTTTCTCTGCCTCTTTGACTTCATCACCATCTTCCTCATCAAATGTATTAGTGGGAGGACTATTCCAGCAAGCCACAGATACATCAGCATTTCAGCGTGAGAAAACTGTCTATCTCTCGCCTAAGCTCAAACAGTTGCTTCAGACACAAGACATTCAGAAATCAACCATTACCCTGATAACAGAAAGCCATAGACTGGCCTCCCCATTGTCAGTCACATCACTGCAAGGAGTTTCAGGTAGGTTTAAGAGAAGAACAGCTTCGCCACAGTCTTCTCCCCAGCTTAGTCCTGTGTGTAAAGCAGATGCTTGTAAAGCTGAAGCAGGGACCTCAAACACTTTTAAGGTGTCAAAGCTGGAAAGTTACAGCATGTCACCTCCTGGCAGCCTACTGGATAAAGATGATAGTGATGTGCAGAATCTTTCTGGGAGTAATGTGTACAGGAGACTGTCCTCAAGTAGTGGAGGAAATGCCTGTAATCAACAACCCTTAGACCTGTCTAACTCTGTTTTAAGGAGTAGTGACAGCACAAATAAAACACTTGGGGATTCAGCTCTTGATTTAAGCTTGCAACGGAAAAGCTTTGGGGAGCCAGAATTAAAGGGAAACCCAGCACCACAGCTGCTGATAAAAAAGCGAAAGCCTAACACCAGTATGCTTGAAAAGGTTCTGATGAATGAGTATGCAGGATTAACCTCACCAGGAGAGGAAGGCTCCTCGGCCTTGGCAAGCTTAGGTTTTCATTCTCGCTCTTCTAGCATGATGTCAGAGTCTACGCATCCCTCTCCGCCATCTTTGACTCCTGTCACCATGAATCCCTGTTCACCAGGTAACTCTAGCTTGACATCTCCAACGCCGCCACCGCCTGTACTCCCTACCATACCCTCTCCACCACCTACGCCTCGCTCTCCCCTTTCTCAGCCTTCAGACTCTTCAGCACTCAGACCTCTTCCTGTTCTCTCACCTAAAATGTCTCCAAGAGCCAGTAGACATAGTCCCCATTTGGACTCGAAAGACATTTTTGATGAACAATTTGGCAGTGCAGAGAACAATGTAGCCACGCCGTTACATCCGATGAACACTCCACTTAAAGATACTCAAGTACCCACTGCAGCGCCGAGTCCCTCTGAGCCCGCATCGGTCGATCTGCACACACAAAATGACGTTCCTTGTGCTGTGCCTTGCAGCAGTCAGCCAAGTGGCAAACTCAACCGAGATGCTGACTCTGAGGAATCTGTTTGCCCTGACCTGGCTGTTTCGTCTCACTTAGAATCACCGTCTTTGTCGTCATCAGCCTCTCCCATATCCCATGATCCAGCCCCACCTGTTTTGTCATCCTTCCTTCACACTGCAATAAAAGAAGAGCCTCATGACTTCACGGATGAGTTTTCACTTAGCAGTCACACACCCGAGGCTGGTGTTGACTCTTCTCAGCCTGTTGCTGCTGACAAACCCTGTGAGGTGTCAGAAGTTGATTCACTGTACTGCAAGTCCTTTGTTTGTAATGTCTGCGAAAAGCCGTTTGACTCCATCAAAGAACTCAGTGGACACATAATGGAGCATGCGGTGGATTGGCCCTTCAAGTGTGAgttttgtgtgcagctgtttgGTGACACGCCAGCCTTGCTGGCTCACCGAACTACGCTCCACGGAGTGGGCAAGATTTTTGTATGCTCAATCTGTTCCAAGGAGTTTGCTTTTCTTATTAACCTGCAGCAGCACCAAAAAGATCTGCATCCAAAAGTGAAGTGCACACATACAACTGTAGAGAACGGTAAACTTAGACCACAGAACTACACCGATCCATCGAGAGCCAAAGAGGAAAGCAGTCCTGCAACATTGGTACCAGACAGCTCTGAAACTAAGGCGCACAATATTTCTGATTTAATAAAGATGGAGCGTGATGTTAATGGCAATCATACAGAGGACGGGCCAGAAGACCCAAATGAGGAGCTGTACACTACAATAAGGATCATGGCTTCAGAAGGAGGAAAGCCTAAAGTGCCCAATGTCCGCCTGGGCATTAATCAACACTATCCCAGTTATAAACCACCTCCTTTTCCTTATCATAACCGATCCCATGCTGGCTCAGTGGCCTCAGCTACCAACTTCACCACCCACAACATACCACAGACTTTCAGCACCGCTATTCGTTGCACTAAGTGTGGTGACAGCTTTGACAACCTGCCTGAGCTGCACAAGCACATCCTGGCCTGTGCCAGTGCGAGTGACAAAAAACGTTACACTCCCAAGAAAAACCCCATCCCCCTCAAGCAAATAGTGAAGTGTCAGAACGGAGTTGTGTCCCCCTCTTCACCCAGTGAAGGCCAGAATGCTTTCCGTAGAATGGGTCAGCCAAAGAGACTAAATTTTAATCAAGATTTACCTGGTAAAATGAAACTGAGTGCCCTTAAGAAGAAAAACCAGCTGGTCCAAAAAGCAATTTCACAGAAAAATAAAATGGCCAGTGTGACCAGAAAAGCTGCTGTTAAAGATGAGATTGTGCAGGAGCTTAACGTGTGCCCCCACTGTAGTCGGGAGTTCACCTATCCTGCAAGTCTGAATAAACACATCTCAGTCAGCTGTCCCATGAAACCTGTTGTCAAAAAGGGCAAAAAAGGTACAGCAGAGGTGAAGAAAGAGGCAGGGTCTGCGGTAGATAAAAACATGAATCTTAAGAAGAAAGCTTCGGATTGTGAAATGCAGCAGACAGAATCTGAACCAGTTAAACCCACTGCAAAGTCCAGAGCCCGCAGCATTGGTGCAA